Proteins from a genomic interval of Nitrospina gracilis Nb-211:
- a CDS encoding ubiquitin-like protein UBact has product MEMTDPLRREEKKESSPDPKEESGPSRPDVSRPGRDSLLKRMKKVDPKQSEKYKQRTGQ; this is encoded by the coding sequence ATGGAAATGACCGATCCCCTGCGCAGGGAAGAAAAGAAAGAATCTTCTCCCGATCCGAAGGAAGAAAGTGGTCCGTCCCGGCCGGACGTGTCCCGTCCCGGGCGCGACAGTCTGCTGAAGCGCATGAAAAAAGTGGACCCGAAGCAGTCGGAGAAATACAAACAGCGAACCGGTCAATGA
- a CDS encoding proteasome subunit alpha — protein MSDSILHSQGPGDFYELLKRSGYQWASAPEKGNPVDVSQLVHGTTVLAFHYKNGVVVAGDRRATAGNAIMYDRCDKVIPIDDYSLMAIAGVPATAFEMARILSHNFEYYRRSQLQSLSTEGKIRALSKLLKDNMGMAIQGVGAVSPIFASYDLKEKKPYIYFYDLLGANFEIRTHTATGSGSPVIRGVLEHENLWGSRPLAERDFKEASMLAVRLLQTAGQFDSATGQGRPDDKIYPVVASITEDGYHFLEDAEMEILFQESMKRNA, from the coding sequence ATGAGCGATTCTATACTTCATTCCCAAGGGCCGGGAGATTTCTACGAACTTCTCAAGCGGTCAGGGTACCAGTGGGCCTCGGCGCCGGAGAAGGGAAACCCGGTGGACGTATCGCAGTTGGTGCATGGCACCACGGTGTTGGCATTTCATTACAAGAACGGGGTCGTGGTCGCAGGCGACCGGCGCGCCACCGCCGGCAACGCCATCATGTATGACCGTTGCGACAAGGTCATCCCCATCGATGACTATTCCCTGATGGCCATCGCGGGCGTCCCCGCCACGGCCTTCGAGATGGCCCGCATCCTGTCTCACAATTTCGAGTACTACCGCCGATCGCAATTGCAGTCGCTCAGCACCGAAGGGAAAATCCGCGCGCTGTCGAAACTGCTCAAGGACAACATGGGCATGGCCATCCAGGGCGTGGGCGCGGTGAGCCCCATCTTCGCCTCCTACGACCTCAAGGAAAAGAAACCGTACATTTATTTTTACGATCTGTTGGGTGCGAACTTCGAGATCCGCACGCACACCGCCACGGGTTCCGGCTCGCCGGTCATCCGCGGCGTCCTGGAGCACGAAAACCTGTGGGGCTCCAGGCCGTTGGCGGAACGCGATTTCAAGGAAGCGTCGATGCTTGCCGTGCGCCTGTTGCAGACCGCCGGTCAGTTCGATTCCGCTACCGGGCAGGGTCGGCCCGACGACAAGATCTATCCCGTCGTGGCCAGCATCACCGAGGACGGCTACCACTTCCTCGAAGATGCCGAAATGGAAATCCTGTTCCAGGAATCGATGAAGAGGAACGCCTGA
- a CDS encoding proteasome subunit alpha — protein sequence MFEEPFRWMEAISTRHSYVQEKLRKGQPVIAVPFKEGALMMGFTPQPGKIFEVYDRIALGSLGHPADVERLRMTLLDMAHLEGFNRSEKDVTIARLLQFGVAPALKQNFEEVMRAPYLVKLLLMEMNFENQPLFFRLNYDGHWEMFKKGTVIAGDDKESEYIEKEIGKRDFASLPLEQALVEVSRLWEESKKQGTEEEPGAEKGTAMTLAEVFENWTLEAAVLSTTRKKSLFRWVTSDELETLKKTCV from the coding sequence ATGTTTGAAGAACCGTTTCGCTGGATGGAGGCGATCTCCACCCGGCATAGTTACGTCCAGGAAAAACTGCGCAAGGGACAGCCGGTCATTGCGGTTCCGTTCAAGGAAGGCGCGTTGATGATGGGGTTCACGCCCCAGCCGGGAAAGATTTTTGAAGTGTACGATCGCATCGCGCTGGGCAGCCTGGGTCACCCGGCGGATGTGGAACGCCTGCGCATGACGCTACTCGACATGGCGCATCTGGAAGGATTCAACCGATCGGAAAAGGACGTCACCATCGCCCGTCTTCTGCAGTTCGGCGTGGCCCCGGCGCTCAAGCAGAATTTTGAAGAGGTCATGCGCGCGCCGTATTTGGTGAAACTGTTGCTGATGGAGATGAATTTCGAGAACCAGCCGTTGTTCTTCCGCCTCAACTACGACGGGCACTGGGAGATGTTCAAAAAGGGCACGGTGATCGCGGGCGACGACAAGGAATCGGAGTACATCGAAAAAGAAATTGGAAAGCGAGATTTCGCTTCGCTACCCTTGGAACAGGCACTGGTGGAAGTCAGCCGTCTTTGGGAAGAGAGCAAAAAGCAGGGGACCGAGGAAGAACCGGGAGCGGAAAAGGGAACGGCCATGACGCTGGCCGAAGTCTTCGAGAATTGGACATTGGAAGCGGCGGTGTTGAGCACCACCCGGAAAAAGTCTCTGTTCCGGTGGGTCACTTCCGATGAATTGGAAACGCTCAAAAAAACCTGCGTGTGA
- a CDS encoding proteasome accessory factor PafA2 family protein, producing MKRRIYGIETEYGLLIKEEDFKYGPIDVAVRVKNHIFDKKQGVLDLHYRANDEPPGNGGFLVNGGRVYLDMGHLEYASPECSNLTDLVTFDRAGDMVVQEALEDLGWGDQVAFIKNNVDLETNATFGCHENYLVSRAFQFDNRENLRLLASFLVTRQIYAGAGRTGACNPQPFRDWDDIHQAKKDTEEVHFQLSQRADHIPNEFYRWVQYNRAIVNTRDEPLSDPSKYRRIHLLVGDSNMSEFATALKMGTTSLMMELIELGVANPDWILADSVAAMRSISRDQEFKWHIQMRDGNQSTALELQWEMLKTAKEYLAGANADADWVIEAWESVLTDLPKGPEHLIGRVDWAAKYWLLTEFMEAENLGWKDPWVKSLDLEYHNLNRNVGLYWGLEETGDANRKTTDAAIEHAKHNPPRGTRADGRGELVKRLVESQTGYLIDWIGFRLNKEEPFLMLDPFVSYKKDIRAYLERMDLQQPFDRDSFFR from the coding sequence ATGAAACGGCGAATCTACGGCATTGAAACGGAATACGGCCTCCTTATCAAAGAGGAGGACTTCAAGTACGGGCCGATAGATGTGGCGGTCCGGGTCAAAAACCACATCTTCGATAAAAAGCAGGGCGTGCTGGACCTTCACTACCGCGCCAACGACGAGCCGCCGGGCAACGGCGGCTTTCTCGTTAATGGCGGCCGTGTGTACCTGGACATGGGGCATCTCGAATACGCTTCGCCGGAGTGTTCCAACCTCACCGACCTCGTCACCTTCGACCGCGCGGGCGACATGGTGGTGCAGGAAGCGCTGGAAGACCTGGGCTGGGGCGACCAGGTGGCGTTCATCAAGAACAACGTCGATCTGGAAACCAACGCCACCTTCGGCTGTCACGAGAACTATCTGGTCAGCCGCGCCTTTCAATTCGACAACCGCGAAAACCTGCGCCTGCTCGCATCGTTTCTGGTGACGCGCCAGATCTACGCCGGAGCCGGGCGTACCGGCGCGTGCAACCCGCAACCGTTCCGCGACTGGGACGACATCCATCAGGCGAAGAAGGATACGGAGGAAGTCCACTTCCAGTTGTCGCAACGCGCCGACCACATTCCCAACGAGTTCTACCGCTGGGTGCAGTACAACCGCGCCATCGTCAACACGCGCGACGAACCGCTGTCCGATCCCAGTAAATACCGCCGGATTCACCTGCTGGTCGGCGACTCGAACATGAGCGAGTTCGCCACCGCGCTCAAGATGGGCACGACCTCGCTCATGATGGAGTTGATCGAGCTGGGCGTCGCCAACCCGGACTGGATTCTGGCCGACTCCGTGGCCGCCATGCGGTCGATCTCGCGCGACCAGGAATTCAAGTGGCACATCCAGATGCGCGACGGCAACCAGAGCACGGCGCTCGAGTTGCAGTGGGAGATGCTGAAGACGGCGAAGGAATACCTGGCCGGGGCCAACGCCGACGCCGACTGGGTGATCGAGGCGTGGGAATCCGTGCTCACCGATCTGCCGAAAGGCCCCGAACATTTGATCGGGCGCGTGGACTGGGCGGCCAAGTACTGGCTCCTCACCGAGTTCATGGAAGCGGAGAACCTGGGCTGGAAAGACCCGTGGGTGAAAAGCCTCGACCTCGAGTACCATAATCTCAATCGCAACGTCGGCCTGTACTGGGGACTGGAAGAAACCGGCGATGCCAACCGCAAGACCACCGACGCCGCCATCGAGCACGCAAAGCACAACCCGCCACGCGGCACCCGCGCGGACGGACGCGGCGAGCTGGTCAAGCGCCTGGTCGAAAGCCAGACCGGGTACCTCATCGACTGGATCGGTTTCCGTCTCAACAAGGAGGAACCGTTTCTGATGCTGGACCCGTTCGTGTCCTACAAGAAAGACATCAGGGCGTATCTCGAACGCATGGACCTGCAACAGCCGTTCGACCGCGACAGTTTTTTCCGTTGA
- a CDS encoding histidine triad nucleotide-binding protein, with the protein MSDCLFCKIMNGDIPGEKVYDDDNVFAFKDVNPQAPTHILICPKKHMSTILDMDTEDEAVIGSIFSVANTLATEMGLEKSGFRLVLNCGSGAGQSVFHVHFHMLAGRPMKWPPG; encoded by the coding sequence GTGAGCGACTGCCTGTTCTGTAAAATCATGAATGGTGACATTCCGGGTGAAAAGGTTTACGACGATGACAACGTGTTTGCGTTCAAGGACGTCAATCCGCAGGCACCAACGCACATCCTGATCTGCCCGAAAAAACACATGAGCACCATCCTGGACATGGATACCGAGGACGAAGCGGTGATCGGTTCCATTTTCTCCGTCGCCAACACGCTGGCTACGGAGATGGGGCTGGAGAAAAGCGGGTTCCGGCTGGTGTTGAACTGTGGCTCCGGCGCCGGACAGTCGGTCTTCCACGTCCATTTCCATATGCTGGCCGGACGGCCCATGAAATGGCCTCCGGGTTGA
- the nadA gene encoding quinolinate synthase NadA, with product MITLDELYEKLKPIRVGNPICEFTREHCERIWPTIERIRELKREKNAIILAHNYVEPEVLYGVADYSGDSYGLSKKAKESKADVIVFAAVRFMVETAKILNPEKTVIDPNPNGGCSLADGIMPADVRKLRKQYPDHTFVCYINTTAEVKALCDVCVTSSNVYRIVEAIDNDRIYFLPDKLMAQNVIEHCRKNGIDKTIDYWDGTCYVHEEYQPGAVDFVRNANPGVDVLVHPECAPGVVQKADYVGSTTNMLDHVRGSSADTFFLLTECGLTGVLQSEFPEKKFVGSCTMCRYMKANSLTDVLGALENPQPHQIITLTPEVQQGALRCVNAMFEYAEQPTSK from the coding sequence ATGATCACACTTGACGAACTCTACGAAAAACTGAAGCCCATCCGCGTCGGCAACCCGATCTGCGAGTTCACGCGCGAACACTGCGAGCGCATCTGGCCCACCATCGAGCGCATCCGTGAACTCAAAAGGGAGAAGAATGCCATCATCCTCGCGCACAATTACGTGGAGCCGGAAGTGCTTTACGGTGTGGCGGATTATTCGGGAGACTCTTATGGACTGTCCAAAAAGGCCAAAGAGTCGAAAGCCGATGTCATCGTGTTCGCGGCGGTGCGTTTCATGGTGGAGACGGCAAAGATTCTCAATCCCGAGAAAACGGTGATTGACCCGAACCCGAATGGCGGCTGTTCGCTGGCCGACGGCATCATGCCTGCGGACGTGCGAAAACTCCGCAAGCAGTACCCCGATCACACCTTCGTCTGCTACATCAACACCACGGCGGAAGTGAAGGCGCTGTGCGATGTCTGCGTGACCTCATCGAATGTGTACCGCATCGTCGAGGCCATCGACAACGACCGCATCTATTTCCTGCCGGACAAATTGATGGCGCAGAACGTCATCGAGCACTGCCGCAAGAATGGCATCGATAAAACCATCGATTACTGGGACGGCACCTGCTACGTGCACGAGGAATACCAGCCGGGGGCGGTGGACTTTGTCCGCAATGCCAACCCCGGCGTCGATGTGCTGGTGCATCCGGAATGCGCGCCCGGCGTGGTGCAGAAGGCCGATTACGTCGGGAGCACCACCAACATGCTCGACCACGTGCGCGGCTCGTCTGCGGACACGTTCTTCCTGCTCACCGAGTGCGGCCTGACCGGTGTCCTGCAATCCGAGTTTCCAGAGAAAAAATTTGTCGGCTCCTGCACCATGTGCCGCTACATGAAGGCCAACTCCCTCACCGATGTTTTGGGCGCGCTGGAGAATCCCCAGCCGCACCAGATCATCACCCTCACGCCGGAAGTCCAGCAGGGTGCACTCCGTTGCGTGAACGCCATGTTCGAATACGCCGAACAACCCACCTCCAAATAA
- a CDS encoding efflux RND transporter permease subunit: protein MLKRFIDFAIRQRVFVILATLFLAVLGIYNFQKLPIDAMPDITNIQVQINTEAPGYSPLEVEQRVTYYVETAMFGLPQLKETWSISRYGLSQVTVIFEDGTDIYFARQLVNARLRELGTTLPGGLEPIMGPIATGLGEIYMWALSWKDGHRETRKSVEAMAQLRTAQEWTIRPQLMTIPGVVEVNSIGGYKKQYHVTPDPKWLTAYNLTFNDIVDALRKNNDNVGAGYIEKSGEQYLVRTPGQVKSIEDIQNIVVGAHRGVPIYIKDVADVLIGKELRTGAATRNGQEVVLGTVFMLKGDNSRRVARAVDEKMREIERTLPEGMQVTTTYDRTRLVNKTLTTVRNNLTEGALLVIIVLFLLLGNFRAALITALVIPLSMLFAVTGMVTNDVSGNLLSLGAIDFGIIVDGTVIIMENCIRRLTEAQREIGYELSEAERLDVASTAAAEVARPSIFGVIIIMIVYLPILTLAGIEGKMFIPMAFTVLAALSGALILSLTFIPAMVAQFISGRVSEKKTWFFNWAQRVYRPVLTATLGARAAVLTFAGVLFVLTILLAMQLGREFVPTLNEEDHAIHALRIPGTSLSQAVRMQHNLEKELKQFPEVDYVFAKIGTPDIATDPMPPSVADVFVIMKPRRDWPDPALTRADIIQKFESVLKPLPGNKYEFTQPIQMRFNELISGVRSDVAVKVHGDDLDVLLAKAEEIAHVLEEVPGAADVRVEQVTGLPILTVKLKRPEMARLGFNVSEIQTIVQTAIGGKKAGVVYEGDSRYDLVVRLPEDIRESIPHLRRIPLPFPKQLDNGHAHTVGAQRPQVKSLPTFIPLETVADLEVAQGPNQISRENGKRRVFVSANVRGRDLGTFVEEAQRLLRERVEIPSGYWLTWGGQFEHLISATQRLYLVVPVALLLIFLMLMAAFGSTRQALLVFSGVPLALTGGVFAIWARGIPLSISAAVGFIALSGVAVLNGLVLVSFINRLREEGVPLDQAVYDGCLTRLRPVLMTALVASLGFLPMAMATGTGAEVQRPLATVVIGGIVSSTLLTLVVLPVLYQIFMKKPLHSADHKQPASAPAE, encoded by the coding sequence GTGCTGAAACGGTTCATCGATTTCGCCATTCGCCAGAGGGTGTTTGTCATCCTGGCCACTCTGTTTCTTGCGGTGCTGGGCATATACAATTTTCAGAAACTGCCCATCGACGCGATGCCCGACATCACCAACATCCAGGTGCAGATCAACACCGAAGCCCCCGGTTACTCTCCCCTGGAAGTCGAACAGCGCGTCACCTACTACGTCGAGACCGCCATGTTCGGCCTGCCGCAGTTGAAAGAAACGTGGTCGATCTCCCGCTATGGCCTGTCGCAGGTAACGGTCATTTTCGAGGACGGCACGGACATCTATTTCGCACGCCAATTGGTGAACGCACGCCTGCGTGAGCTGGGCACCACCCTGCCCGGTGGTCTGGAACCGATCATGGGTCCCATCGCCACGGGTCTGGGGGAAATCTACATGTGGGCACTCAGCTGGAAGGACGGCCACCGCGAAACCCGAAAAAGCGTGGAAGCGATGGCGCAATTGCGCACGGCGCAGGAATGGACCATCCGGCCGCAGTTGATGACCATTCCCGGCGTGGTGGAAGTGAACAGCATCGGCGGCTACAAGAAACAGTACCACGTCACCCCGGACCCCAAATGGCTCACCGCCTACAACCTCACTTTCAACGATATCGTTGACGCCCTGCGCAAGAACAACGACAACGTCGGCGCGGGCTACATCGAAAAAAGCGGCGAGCAGTATTTGGTGCGCACGCCCGGCCAAGTGAAAAGCATTGAAGATATCCAGAACATCGTGGTCGGCGCACACCGGGGCGTTCCCATTTACATCAAGGACGTCGCCGACGTGCTGATCGGCAAGGAACTGCGCACCGGTGCCGCCACGCGCAACGGTCAGGAGGTGGTGCTGGGCACGGTGTTCATGCTGAAAGGCGATAACAGCCGCCGCGTCGCCCGCGCTGTCGACGAAAAAATGCGGGAGATCGAGCGCACGCTCCCCGAAGGCATGCAGGTGACCACCACCTACGACCGCACCCGGCTGGTCAACAAAACACTGACCACCGTACGCAACAACCTCACCGAGGGTGCGCTGCTGGTGATCATCGTGCTCTTTTTATTGCTGGGGAATTTCCGCGCCGCGCTCATCACCGCCCTGGTCATTCCACTGTCCATGCTGTTTGCGGTGACCGGCATGGTGACGAACGACGTGAGCGGCAACCTGCTCAGCCTGGGCGCGATCGATTTCGGCATCATCGTCGATGGCACCGTCATCATCATGGAAAACTGCATCCGCCGCCTCACCGAAGCGCAGAGGGAAATCGGGTATGAACTGTCTGAGGCCGAGCGGCTGGATGTGGCCAGCACTGCCGCGGCGGAGGTGGCGCGCCCCAGTATTTTCGGCGTGATCATCATCATGATCGTGTATTTGCCGATCCTGACGCTCGCCGGCATCGAAGGCAAGATGTTCATTCCCATGGCGTTCACCGTGCTGGCGGCGTTGTCCGGCGCGTTGATCCTGTCACTCACCTTCATCCCCGCAATGGTGGCGCAGTTCATCAGTGGCCGCGTGTCCGAAAAGAAAACGTGGTTTTTCAATTGGGCGCAACGGGTGTACCGTCCGGTGCTCACTGCGACGCTCGGCGCACGGGCGGCGGTATTGACTTTTGCGGGGGTGCTGTTCGTATTGACCATCCTGCTGGCCATGCAGTTGGGACGCGAGTTCGTGCCGACACTCAATGAAGAAGACCACGCCATCCACGCCCTGCGTATTCCCGGAACCAGCCTGTCTCAGGCGGTGCGCATGCAGCACAACCTGGAGAAGGAGCTCAAGCAGTTTCCGGAAGTGGATTACGTGTTCGCCAAGATCGGCACGCCGGACATCGCCACCGATCCCATGCCGCCCAGTGTCGCCGACGTGTTTGTCATCATGAAGCCGCGGCGCGATTGGCCGGATCCGGCTCTCACCCGCGCCGACATCATTCAAAAGTTCGAATCAGTCTTGAAACCGCTCCCTGGAAACAAATATGAATTCACCCAGCCGATCCAGATGCGTTTCAACGAACTGATCTCCGGCGTGCGCAGTGACGTGGCGGTGAAAGTGCACGGCGACGATCTGGATGTCCTGCTGGCCAAGGCCGAAGAGATCGCGCATGTGCTGGAAGAGGTTCCCGGTGCCGCCGACGTTCGTGTCGAGCAGGTGACGGGCCTGCCCATCCTCACCGTGAAGCTGAAGCGTCCAGAGATGGCACGGCTGGGATTCAACGTGTCGGAAATCCAGACCATCGTGCAGACCGCCATCGGTGGCAAAAAAGCCGGCGTGGTGTATGAAGGCGACAGCCGCTACGACCTTGTCGTGCGCCTGCCGGAAGACATCCGCGAAAGCATCCCCCACCTGCGCCGCATTCCCCTTCCGTTTCCGAAACAATTGGACAATGGACATGCGCACACGGTCGGCGCCCAGCGCCCGCAGGTGAAATCACTTCCCACCTTCATCCCGCTGGAAACGGTGGCGGATCTGGAAGTGGCGCAGGGACCCAACCAGATCAGCCGCGAAAACGGCAAACGCCGCGTGTTTGTGAGCGCCAACGTACGCGGTCGCGACCTGGGAACGTTTGTGGAAGAGGCGCAGAGGCTCCTCCGCGAGCGCGTGGAGATTCCTTCCGGTTACTGGCTGACGTGGGGCGGACAATTCGAGCACCTCATCTCCGCCACGCAACGGTTGTACCTGGTGGTGCCGGTGGCGCTCCTGCTGATTTTTCTCATGCTGATGGCGGCGTTCGGTTCCACACGGCAGGCTCTGCTTGTGTTTTCCGGCGTGCCTTTGGCATTGACCGGCGGCGTGTTCGCCATCTGGGCGCGCGGCATCCCGCTTTCCATTTCCGCCGCCGTGGGATTCATCGCGCTCTCCGGTGTGGCGGTGTTGAACGGCCTGGTGCTGGTGTCGTTCATCAACCGCTTGCGCGAAGAAGGCGTGCCCCTGGACCAAGCGGTGTACGATGGATGCTTGACACGCCTGCGGCCGGTGTTGATGACGGCGCTGGTGGCGTCATTGGGATTCCTGCCGATGGCCATGGCCACCGGCACCGGCGCGGAAGTTCAGCGGCCGCTGGCAACGGTGGTCATCGGCGGCATCGTCTCTTCCACCCTGCTCACGCTCGTCGTCCTGCCCGTGCTCTACCAGATATTCATGAAGAAACCCCTGCATTCGGCGGATCACAAACAACCCGCCTCCGCTCCCGCGGAATAG
- a CDS encoding efflux RND transporter periplasmic adaptor subunit gives MKRKQFLQVMGILVVGALLTVLILKPGSIPFLPPASQDSGGHSPEGEGQTDHGPEMPRGPHNGMLFTQDDLQLEVVLYERGVPPEFRVYPTAKGDTAIPLNDITLQIDLERMERVDTVQFKPSGPHLLGDREVVEPHSFIMKITAEWNGNKYQWRHEQIEFRATISKAQAENAGIQTAVVGPRAIGDVVTLDGEIGLDEKRVAHIVPRVESLVVAVHKDMGDKVQVGDLLAVLQSRELADAKNEYLTAVKRAEPVRLDHERQKQIFDNTIIMLDLLTRDLSLDELYSKIDNLFLGNSRAEIVPAYARVMRTQAVYEREKTLYEKKISSRAEYLLALEEFQSAKAQYEALREKVHYQGKLSLLEKKQALEMAELNIKTQAQKLKTLGLTDRDIQRLTSKNPPPFTHYELRSEIDGRVIEKHIAVGEAIRKDFSVFVVAELSEVWVNIAIPSRDMNLVEIGQKIQVRAENVDMKAVGQLFFLGSVLDEKTRTVTGRLVIANKDLKWKPGMYVKVDLIRDTRSVPLAVPRDAVQTFRGWTVVFIKVGDQYEPRPVTLGHSDGKWVEIVDGLRPGDAYVKENSFIIKAELQKSAATHSH, from the coding sequence ATGAAGCGCAAACAGTTTTTACAAGTGATGGGGATCCTCGTTGTCGGCGCTCTGCTGACGGTGCTCATTCTGAAACCGGGGTCGATTCCCTTCCTGCCCCCCGCATCCCAGGACAGCGGGGGTCACAGTCCTGAGGGTGAAGGGCAGACGGATCACGGACCCGAAATGCCGCGCGGCCCGCACAACGGCATGCTGTTCACGCAAGACGACCTGCAACTGGAGGTTGTGCTGTACGAGCGGGGGGTGCCGCCGGAATTCCGCGTGTATCCCACGGCCAAGGGGGACACGGCCATTCCGTTGAACGACATCACGCTGCAGATCGATCTCGAACGCATGGAGCGTGTGGACACGGTTCAATTCAAACCCTCGGGACCCCACCTGCTGGGCGATCGGGAAGTGGTCGAGCCACATTCCTTCATCATGAAGATCACGGCGGAATGGAACGGCAACAAATACCAGTGGAGGCACGAGCAGATCGAGTTCCGCGCCACCATCTCCAAAGCGCAGGCGGAGAATGCGGGCATCCAAACAGCCGTGGTGGGTCCGCGCGCTATCGGCGACGTGGTCACGCTGGATGGCGAAATCGGTCTCGATGAAAAACGCGTGGCGCACATTGTGCCGCGGGTCGAGTCGCTGGTGGTCGCCGTGCACAAGGACATGGGCGACAAGGTGCAGGTGGGCGACCTGTTGGCCGTCCTCCAAAGCCGCGAACTGGCCGACGCCAAAAACGAGTACCTCACCGCCGTCAAACGCGCCGAGCCGGTGCGGCTGGATCACGAACGCCAGAAACAGATCTTCGACAACACGATCATCATGCTGGATCTGCTGACCCGCGATCTCAGCCTCGATGAGTTGTATTCCAAAATCGACAACCTGTTTCTCGGCAACTCCCGCGCGGAAATCGTGCCCGCTTACGCCCGCGTGATGCGAACGCAGGCGGTGTACGAGCGTGAGAAAACCCTTTACGAAAAGAAAATCTCCTCACGCGCCGAGTACCTGCTGGCGTTGGAAGAGTTTCAGTCAGCCAAAGCGCAGTACGAGGCTCTGCGCGAAAAGGTGCATTACCAGGGCAAGCTGTCTTTGCTGGAGAAAAAGCAGGCGCTGGAGATGGCGGAACTCAACATCAAAACCCAGGCGCAGAAACTGAAGACGCTGGGGCTGACTGACCGCGACATCCAGCGCCTGACATCCAAAAACCCGCCGCCGTTCACGCATTACGAACTGCGTTCGGAAATCGACGGGCGTGTCATTGAAAAGCACATCGCCGTCGGCGAGGCCATCCGCAAAGATTTTTCCGTATTCGTGGTGGCCGAGCTTTCCGAGGTGTGGGTCAACATCGCCATCCCCTCACGCGACATGAACCTGGTGGAGATCGGCCAGAAAATCCAGGTACGCGCCGAAAACGTGGACATGAAAGCGGTGGGCCAACTGTTTTTCCTCGGCTCGGTGCTGGATGAAAAAACGCGCACCGTCACGGGACGCCTCGTCATTGCCAACAAGGATCTTAAATGGAAGCCTGGCATGTACGTGAAGGTGGATCTCATCCGCGATACCAGATCCGTACCGCTCGCGGTGCCGCGCGATGCGGTGCAGACGTTCCGCGGCTGGACCGTGGTGTTCATCAAAGTGGGCGACCAGTACGAACCGCGCCCGGTGACGCTCGGCCACTCTGACGGCAAGTGGGTGGAAATCGTGGACGGCCTGAGGCCGGGCGACGCCTATGTGAAAGAGAACAGTTTCATTATCAAGGCGGAGTTGCAGAAGTCCGCCGCCACCCATTCGCATTGA